The following are encoded together in the Actinoplanes sp. N902-109 genome:
- a CDS encoding cupin domain-containing protein, protein MRHEPFWFLGGQARIVIPGDATGGALTVMEFTDPEGHAPPLHMHANEDEVWIVLDGEVSFFVGTERFDLQPGAVALGPRGVPHAYLVRSPTARLAVTFAPAGLENWFSENSSPVSALDRTPAPFDIAAIVAAAEAYKLTVAGPPPTL, encoded by the coding sequence GTGCGTCACGAGCCCTTCTGGTTCCTCGGCGGGCAGGCCCGCATCGTCATCCCCGGCGACGCCACCGGTGGCGCCCTGACCGTCATGGAGTTCACCGACCCCGAGGGCCACGCCCCGCCGCTGCACATGCATGCCAACGAGGACGAGGTCTGGATCGTGCTCGACGGCGAGGTCAGCTTCTTCGTCGGCACCGAGCGCTTCGACCTGCAGCCCGGGGCCGTTGCGCTGGGCCCGCGCGGGGTACCGCACGCCTACCTGGTGCGCAGCCCCACCGCCCGGCTCGCTGTCACGTTCGCCCCGGCCGGGCTGGAGAACTGGTTCAGCGAGAACAGCTCGCCGGTCTCCGCGCTGGATCGGACCCCGGCGCCGTTCGACATCGCAGCGATCGTGGCTGCCGCCGAGGCGTACAAGCTCACCGTCGCCGGCCCGCCACCCACGCTCTGA
- a CDS encoding snapalysin family zinc-dependent metalloprotease, producing MSRALHLMAATVLAGTAVLTAAGPARAADESPEVIAVDLLLAGDWTTAAREAMRIWNDAVPAIKFVEQATEAPLRVKAYTTATGTSSHVYISGAGQGWVYLENGDAQRYQPTRIVAHELGHMLSLNDIGSTDQSCAKLMSGATAGPDCRDDHPDAAEIAEVTAFFEQNDVGDPVPWFHG from the coding sequence ATGTCCCGAGCTCTGCACCTGATGGCCGCCACCGTCCTGGCCGGCACCGCCGTGCTGACCGCCGCCGGACCGGCCCGGGCGGCGGACGAGTCCCCCGAGGTCATCGCCGTCGATCTGCTGCTGGCCGGCGACTGGACCACCGCGGCCCGCGAGGCCATGCGGATCTGGAACGATGCCGTGCCGGCCATCAAGTTCGTCGAACAGGCCACCGAGGCACCGCTGCGGGTCAAGGCCTACACGACCGCCACCGGCACCTCGTCGCACGTCTACATCAGCGGCGCCGGCCAGGGCTGGGTCTACCTGGAGAACGGCGACGCGCAGCGCTACCAGCCGACCCGGATCGTTGCCCATGAGCTCGGCCACATGCTGTCGCTGAACGACATCGGGTCCACCGACCAGAGCTGCGCCAAGCTGATGTCCGGCGCCACGGCCGGCCCCGACTGCCGGGACGACCACCCCGACGCCGCCGAGATCGCCGAGGTCACCGCGTTCTTCGAGCAGAACGACGTCGGTGACCCGGTGCCCTGGTTCCACGGCTGA
- a CDS encoding glutathione-independent formaldehyde dehydrogenase codes for MKAVVYQGPRDVAIKEVPDPSVQDPTDAIVRITTTNICGSDLHMYEGRTSVEQGTVLGHENMGIVEAVGGAVNRIKVGDRVSVPFNIACGSCRNCVAGWTSFCLRTNPAEGMDGAAYGYANMGPYDGGQAEYLRVPYADFNLLELPAGSEHENDFTMLSDIFPTGWHGTELAGLQPGDRVAVFGGGPVGLMAAHSAMIRGASQVFVVDKEKDRLDLAGTIGATPVDFAQGDPVEQILDATGGRGADCGVEAVGYQAHDPSGQEHPELVLDNLVKVVRSTGGIGVVGVYLPQDPGAATEQAKQGRVAFDYGTFFSKGQRMGTGQCPVMRYNRHLRDLIITGRAQPSFLVSHELPLDEAAEGYQHFDKREAGWTKVLLRPAA; via the coding sequence ATGAAGGCTGTGGTCTATCAGGGACCCCGGGACGTCGCGATCAAGGAGGTCCCGGATCCGTCGGTCCAGGATCCGACGGATGCGATCGTACGGATCACCACCACCAACATCTGCGGCTCGGACCTGCACATGTACGAGGGCCGCACCTCGGTCGAGCAGGGCACCGTCCTCGGTCACGAGAACATGGGCATCGTCGAGGCGGTCGGCGGCGCGGTGAACCGGATCAAGGTCGGCGACCGGGTGTCCGTACCGTTCAACATCGCCTGCGGCAGCTGCCGCAACTGCGTCGCCGGCTGGACCAGCTTCTGCCTGCGGACCAACCCGGCCGAGGGGATGGACGGCGCCGCCTACGGCTACGCCAACATGGGTCCGTACGACGGTGGGCAGGCCGAGTACCTCCGGGTGCCCTACGCGGACTTCAACCTGCTGGAACTGCCGGCGGGCAGCGAGCACGAGAACGACTTCACCATGCTGTCGGACATCTTCCCGACCGGCTGGCACGGCACCGAGCTGGCCGGGCTGCAGCCCGGCGACCGGGTGGCGGTCTTCGGTGGGGGACCGGTGGGTCTGATGGCGGCGCACAGCGCGATGATCCGCGGGGCGTCGCAGGTGTTCGTGGTGGACAAGGAGAAGGACCGGCTCGACCTGGCCGGCACGATCGGTGCGACGCCGGTGGACTTCGCCCAGGGTGACCCGGTGGAGCAGATCCTCGACGCCACCGGCGGGCGCGGCGCCGACTGCGGCGTCGAGGCGGTCGGCTACCAGGCGCACGACCCGTCCGGGCAGGAGCACCCGGAGCTGGTGCTGGACAACCTCGTCAAGGTGGTCCGGTCGACCGGCGGGATCGGCGTGGTCGGGGTGTACCTGCCGCAGGACCCCGGCGCCGCGACCGAGCAGGCCAAGCAGGGCCGCGTCGCCTTCGACTACGGCACCTTCTTCAGCAAGGGCCAGCGGATGGGCACCGGCCAGTGCCCGGTGATGCGTTACAACCGGCACCTGCGCGATCTGATCATCACCGGCCGTGCCCAGCCGTCGTTCCTGGTCTCGCACGAGCTGCCGCTGGACGAGGCGGCCGAGGGCTACCAGCACTTCGACAAGCGCGAGGCCGGTTGGACGAAGGTGCTGCTGCGCCCCGCCGCCTGA
- a CDS encoding AAA family ATPase, with product MALVLVGRDDALSQLGGLLDRLGDGGGATVVRGEPGIGKSALLAEVVRRARARRLRVLGTTGVPSEAQVGFAGLHQLLRPVMGHAERLPPPLRDAVLAAFGRSAGAQPELFLLALATLGLLSEAAAQAPVLLVVEDAHWLDRATADVLLFVARRLDREPVVLLAAVQDGFEGPFTGSGLPELVLPRLGRAAAELVVDAHTPGLRAEVRERVLREAAGNPLALVELPAVLAAGAASPSAPLPLSARLEQAFAARVGGLPAATRTVLLVAALNDADTLSETLAAAGLVTGSPCRVDDVEPAVAARLVEVEAGRLRFLHPLMRSAIRQRFSIGRRHRAHAALARVVAEDDRRVWHRAAASDGPDDAVAAELAAVAVRAQRRGGIAAGTAALRRSAELTADPVRRGERLLHAAELAFELGRSDEVQHLLAEADRAGLAERQRWRTAWIRDSFDDGVLGRGRAAVSLAQAAERAAADDPDLALNLLYGAALRCWWTEPGDEARGRIVAAAAGVPVAGDDPRLLMVLAFAAPVEQGGVVLDRLRRHAGHTDGRSARMLGNAAHAVGAFDLAAGFFADSLTGLRAQGRLALLARALTLQARSCAHLADLSVAMPAADEAYRLARDTSQPLIAATALTAQAVVAALRGAHDDAYRLAARAEQAALPVAANAVLAAVQVARGTAALAAGRHAEALAELQRMHDPADPAYHRAIRCHAVSDLADAAVRSGRPDAVRDVLAELAVPARQTPSPALHSGLRYARALLADDGTAPARFEEALRCGPQAGPFARARTQLGYGEWLRRHRRVADSRAHLRAARDTFDALDLIPWGDRARAELRAAGETSRQRLPDARDRLTPQELQIAQMAAGGLTNREIGQRLYLSHRTISSHLHRIFPKLGVTSRMELRTALAPSA from the coding sequence ATGGCACTGGTCCTGGTCGGTCGGGACGACGCGCTCTCGCAGCTCGGCGGCCTGCTCGACCGGCTGGGCGACGGCGGCGGCGCGACCGTCGTCCGCGGTGAGCCGGGAATCGGCAAGTCCGCGCTGCTGGCCGAGGTGGTCCGGCGGGCCCGGGCGCGTCGGCTGCGGGTGCTCGGCACCACCGGGGTGCCCAGCGAGGCCCAGGTCGGCTTTGCCGGACTGCATCAGCTTCTCCGGCCGGTGATGGGTCACGCCGAGCGGCTGCCGCCACCGCTGCGGGACGCCGTGCTGGCGGCGTTCGGGCGCAGCGCCGGAGCGCAGCCCGAGCTGTTCCTGCTCGCCCTGGCCACGCTGGGCCTACTCAGCGAGGCCGCCGCGCAGGCACCGGTGCTGCTCGTGGTCGAGGACGCGCACTGGCTCGACCGGGCAACCGCCGACGTGCTGCTGTTCGTCGCGCGGCGGCTCGATCGCGAACCGGTGGTCCTGCTGGCGGCGGTGCAGGACGGCTTCGAAGGCCCGTTCACCGGCAGCGGCCTGCCCGAGCTGGTGCTGCCCCGGCTGGGCCGGGCGGCTGCCGAGCTGGTGGTCGACGCGCACACCCCGGGGCTGCGCGCCGAGGTGCGCGAGCGGGTGCTGCGGGAAGCCGCCGGCAACCCGCTGGCGCTGGTCGAGCTGCCCGCGGTCCTCGCCGCCGGTGCCGCGTCGCCGTCGGCCCCGCTGCCGCTGAGCGCGCGGCTGGAACAGGCGTTCGCGGCCCGGGTGGGCGGCCTGCCCGCCGCGACCCGGACCGTGCTGCTGGTGGCGGCGCTCAACGATGCCGACACGCTGTCCGAGACGCTGGCGGCGGCGGGTCTCGTCACCGGATCGCCGTGCCGGGTCGACGATGTGGAGCCCGCGGTCGCAGCCCGGCTCGTCGAGGTCGAGGCCGGGCGGTTGCGGTTCCTGCACCCGTTGATGCGGTCGGCGATCCGGCAGCGGTTCAGCATCGGCCGGCGCCACCGCGCGCACGCCGCTCTGGCCCGGGTGGTGGCCGAGGACGACCGCCGGGTCTGGCACCGGGCCGCGGCCAGCGACGGGCCCGACGACGCGGTCGCCGCCGAGCTGGCGGCTGTGGCGGTGCGGGCCCAGCGGCGGGGTGGCATCGCCGCCGGGACGGCGGCCCTGCGGCGCTCGGCCGAGCTCACCGCCGACCCGGTGCGCCGGGGCGAACGGCTGCTGCACGCCGCGGAGCTGGCCTTCGAGCTGGGCCGCAGCGACGAGGTGCAGCACCTGCTGGCCGAGGCGGACCGGGCCGGGCTCGCGGAGCGGCAGCGCTGGCGCACCGCCTGGATCCGGGACAGCTTCGACGACGGTGTGCTGGGTCGCGGCCGGGCGGCGGTGTCGCTGGCCCAGGCTGCCGAACGTGCCGCGGCCGACGATCCCGATCTCGCCCTCAACCTGTTGTACGGCGCGGCGCTGCGGTGCTGGTGGACCGAGCCGGGCGACGAGGCGCGCGGGCGGATCGTCGCGGCCGCGGCCGGGGTGCCGGTGGCCGGGGACGATCCCCGGCTGCTGATGGTGCTCGCCTTCGCCGCACCGGTCGAGCAGGGCGGCGTCGTGCTCGACCGGTTGCGCCGGCATGCCGGGCACACCGATGGCCGCTCGGCCCGGATGCTGGGCAACGCCGCCCATGCGGTGGGTGCCTTCGACCTCGCCGCCGGGTTCTTCGCCGACTCGCTCACCGGGCTGCGGGCGCAGGGCCGGCTCGCCCTGCTGGCCCGCGCCCTGACGCTGCAGGCGCGCAGTTGCGCCCACCTCGCCGATCTCAGCGTCGCCATGCCGGCCGCGGACGAGGCGTACCGGCTCGCCCGCGACACCTCGCAGCCGCTGATCGCCGCGACCGCGCTCACCGCCCAGGCGGTGGTGGCCGCGCTGCGCGGCGCGCACGACGACGCCTACCGGCTGGCCGCCCGGGCGGAGCAGGCGGCGTTGCCGGTCGCGGCCAACGCCGTGCTGGCCGCCGTGCAGGTCGCCCGGGGTACGGCGGCACTCGCCGCCGGTCGGCATGCCGAGGCACTCGCCGAGCTGCAGCGGATGCACGACCCGGCCGACCCCGCGTACCACCGGGCCATCCGCTGCCATGCCGTCAGCGACCTCGCGGATGCGGCGGTCCGCAGCGGGCGCCCGGACGCGGTGCGCGACGTGCTGGCCGAGCTGGCGGTGCCGGCCCGGCAGACACCGTCACCGGCGCTGCACTCGGGGCTGCGCTACGCCCGGGCCCTGCTGGCCGACGACGGCACGGCGCCCGCCCGCTTCGAGGAGGCGCTGCGCTGCGGTCCGCAGGCCGGGCCGTTCGCCCGGGCCCGCACCCAGCTCGGCTATGGGGAGTGGCTGCGCCGGCATCGCCGGGTCGCCGATTCCCGGGCCCATCTGCGGGCGGCCCGGGACACCTTCGACGCGCTGGACCTGATCCCCTGGGGTGACCGGGCCCGGGCCGAGCTGCGCGCCGCCGGCGAGACCAGCCGGCAGCGGCTGCCCGACGCCCGGGACCGGCTCACCCCGCAGGAGTTGCAGATCGCCCAGATGGCGGCCGGTGGGCTGACCAACCGGGAGATCGGCCAGCGGCTGTACCTGTCGCACCGCACCATCAGCTCGCACCTGCACCGCATCTTCCCCAAGCTGGGCGTCACCTCCCGGATGGAGTTGCGCACCGCCCTGGCCCCGTCGGCTTGA
- a CDS encoding MFS transporter: MTQTADVAVPAPDGAAGPRSGRQLVIMLVIGIGALLVSLTLALLVPVIGELTRDLHTTTGGAAWILTSTLLVSAVAVPVYGRLGDLFGTRRMLLIALSALVVGSVVCGFADNLATMIVGRAVVGLAPAAVPLGISLVGVALPAERARSGIAVVSAMLGVGGALGLPLAGLIAEYADYHWLFWICAIGGALALPAVRLLVPEPARGAKGRYDIPGTLLLAGGVLALLLALSQGGSWGWGSARVIGLFAAAVLLLVVFVPVELRITAPLVDMRTTARPALLLTNIASLFVGFALIGTASYVEAPAATGYGFGASVLVGGLCMLPGGVGMLIFSPVSARLEPRTALAVGAVVIAAGFLSRIWLTGALWQIIAGAGVAGVGTGIAYAAMPGLIIHATPRSELAAANGLNTLFRSVGSSLASAIGGAILAGVTVRTGGYELPSLTAYRILFAVCAGAALLGAVLALLIPKHAETADAAMPGE; the protein is encoded by the coding sequence ATGACCCAGACCGCCGACGTGGCAGTGCCCGCCCCGGACGGCGCCGCCGGCCCGAGGTCCGGCCGGCAGCTCGTCATCATGCTGGTCATCGGCATCGGTGCGCTGCTGGTGTCGCTCACCCTGGCCCTGCTCGTACCGGTCATCGGCGAGCTGACGAGGGACCTGCACACGACCACCGGCGGGGCCGCGTGGATCCTCACCTCCACACTGCTGGTCTCGGCGGTGGCGGTGCCCGTGTACGGCCGCCTCGGTGACCTGTTCGGTACCCGCCGGATGCTGCTGATCGCGTTGAGCGCCCTGGTCGTCGGCTCGGTCGTCTGCGGGTTCGCGGACAACCTGGCAACGATGATCGTCGGCCGGGCGGTGGTCGGCCTCGCACCGGCCGCTGTCCCGCTGGGCATCAGCCTGGTCGGCGTGGCCCTGCCGGCCGAGCGCGCCCGGTCCGGCATCGCGGTGGTCAGTGCCATGCTGGGCGTCGGTGGCGCGCTCGGCCTGCCGCTGGCCGGCCTCATCGCCGAGTACGCCGACTACCACTGGCTGTTCTGGATCTGCGCGATCGGCGGGGCGCTCGCCCTGCCCGCCGTACGCCTGCTGGTGCCCGAGCCGGCGCGCGGCGCCAAGGGCCGCTACGACATCCCCGGCACGCTGCTGCTCGCCGGTGGCGTCCTGGCCCTGCTGCTGGCGCTGTCGCAGGGCGGGTCGTGGGGCTGGGGCAGCGCCCGCGTCATCGGCTTGTTCGCCGCCGCGGTGCTGCTGCTGGTGGTGTTCGTGCCGGTCGAGCTACGCATTACCGCGCCGCTGGTGGACATGCGCACCACCGCCCGCCCCGCGCTGCTGCTGACCAACATCGCCTCGCTGTTCGTGGGCTTCGCGCTGATCGGCACCGCCTCCTACGTCGAGGCGCCGGCGGCGACCGGTTATGGCTTCGGCGCCTCGGTGCTGGTCGGCGGGCTGTGCATGCTGCCCGGAGGCGTCGGCATGCTGATCTTCTCGCCGGTGTCGGCGCGGCTCGAGCCGCGTACGGCCCTGGCGGTCGGTGCCGTCGTCATCGCCGCCGGCTTCCTGTCCCGGATCTGGCTCACCGGCGCCCTCTGGCAGATCATCGCCGGGGCCGGCGTCGCCGGCGTCGGCACCGGGATCGCGTACGCCGCCATGCCCGGCCTGATCATCCACGCCACCCCGCGCTCCGAGCTGGCCGCCGCGAACGGCCTCAACACCCTGTTCCGCAGCGTGGGCAGCTCACTCGCCAGCGCCATCGGCGGTGCGATCCTGGCCGGCGTCACGGTGCGGACCGGCGGTTACGAGCTGCCCTCGCTCACGGCGTACCGGATCCTGTTCGCGGTCTGCGCGGGAGCGGCCCTGCTGGGCGCCGTGCTCGCGCTGCTGATCCCGAAGCACGCCGAAACGGCCGACGCGGCCATGCCCGGCGAGTGA
- a CDS encoding alpha/beta hydrolase, whose translation MATIVFIHGLWLHATSWQPWQEHFTAAGYDAVAPGWPGDPDTVAEARANPESIADHGIDDVVDHYAKLIAELGEKPILVGHSFGGMIAQKLLGLDLAAAAVAIDAAQIKGVLPVPLSALRATLPVFRNPANRHRAVSLTAEQFRFAFGNALTETESQQLFDTWAIPAPGKPLFDAVAANFDPHSPAKVDTVNAVRGPLLLITGGKDHTVPEAVTRATLKQYRHSEAVTDLLTFPDRGHSLTVDHGWREVADTVLAWLRRNGR comes from the coding sequence GTGGCGACCATCGTCTTCATCCACGGCCTCTGGCTGCACGCGACCTCCTGGCAGCCCTGGCAGGAGCACTTCACCGCGGCCGGCTACGACGCCGTGGCCCCCGGCTGGCCCGGCGACCCGGACACCGTCGCCGAGGCCCGCGCCAACCCGGAGTCGATCGCCGACCACGGCATCGACGACGTCGTCGACCACTACGCCAAGCTCATCGCCGAGCTCGGCGAGAAGCCGATCCTGGTCGGGCACTCGTTCGGCGGGATGATCGCCCAGAAGCTGCTCGGGCTGGACCTCGCCGCCGCCGCGGTCGCCATCGACGCCGCCCAGATCAAGGGCGTGCTGCCGGTGCCGCTGTCGGCGCTGCGAGCCACCCTGCCGGTCTTCCGCAACCCGGCCAACCGGCACCGGGCGGTGTCGCTGACCGCCGAGCAGTTCCGCTTCGCGTTCGGCAACGCCCTCACCGAGACGGAGTCGCAGCAGCTGTTCGACACGTGGGCGATCCCGGCGCCGGGCAAACCGCTGTTCGATGCGGTCGCCGCCAACTTCGACCCGCACTCACCGGCCAAGGTGGACACCGTCAACGCGGTACGCGGGCCGCTGCTGCTGATCACCGGCGGCAAGGACCACACCGTGCCGGAGGCGGTCACCCGGGCCACGCTCAAGCAGTACCGGCACTCCGAAGCGGTGACCGACCTGCTCACCTTCCCCGACCGCGGCCACTCGCTGACCGTCGACCACGGCTGGCGCGAGGTCGCCGACACGGTGCTCGCCTGGCTGCGCCGGAACGGCCGGTGA
- a CDS encoding oxidoreductase, with product MSLELSGRTAVVTGASKGIGLAVAGTLAGAGATVVTGSRTVTPELKELAVHPVQADLTTADGPAALVDAALTTGGGIDILVNNVGAVTPRPGGFESVTDEQWLTTLTVNFLSAVRTTRAVLPHLLDRGSGTIITIASVNAVLPDPLVIDYGAAKAALLNFSKALSKEVGPHGIRVNTISPGPVSTALWLGDTGVAATLGRASGASPQDIAAHAAADSVTGRFTQPGEVAALVLLLAGDHAGNVTGADLTIDGGLVPTL from the coding sequence ATGAGCCTTGAGCTGTCCGGCCGCACAGCGGTCGTCACCGGCGCCAGCAAGGGCATCGGGCTCGCGGTCGCCGGGACGCTCGCCGGGGCGGGCGCCACCGTCGTCACCGGCTCCCGGACCGTCACGCCCGAGCTGAAGGAGCTGGCGGTGCATCCGGTGCAGGCCGATCTCACCACCGCCGACGGGCCGGCCGCCCTGGTCGACGCGGCCCTGACCACCGGCGGCGGCATCGACATCCTGGTCAACAACGTCGGCGCGGTCACGCCCCGGCCCGGCGGGTTTGAATCCGTCACCGACGAGCAGTGGCTGACCACCCTGACAGTCAACTTCCTCTCGGCCGTACGAACCACCCGGGCCGTCCTGCCCCACCTGCTCGACCGCGGCTCCGGCACCATCATCACGATCGCCTCGGTCAACGCGGTGCTGCCCGACCCGCTCGTCATCGACTACGGCGCCGCCAAGGCCGCCCTGCTCAACTTCTCCAAGGCGCTGTCCAAGGAGGTCGGCCCGCACGGCATCCGGGTCAACACGATCAGCCCCGGACCGGTCAGCACCGCCCTGTGGCTCGGCGACACCGGCGTCGCCGCCACCCTCGGCCGGGCCTCCGGCGCGTCCCCGCAGGACATCGCCGCACACGCCGCGGCCGACAGCGTCACCGGCCGCTTCACCCAGCCCGGCGAGGTCGCCGCGCTGGTGCTGCTGCTGGCCGGTGACCACGCCGGCAACGTCACCGGTGCCGATCTCACCATCGACGGCGGTCTGGTACCCACCCTGTGA
- a CDS encoding alpha/beta fold hydrolase: MKRTLTALLLVLALVPATAASATTPGRSRVPAGFTEQRASVGGLHINYVRGGHGPTLVLLHGFPESWYMWRDVLPALAEHYTVIAPDLPGSGRSDAPATGYDKKTLAADLYGLLVQLGRQHHIRLAGHDIGTMVAYAYAAAHPGDVDKLVLSEAPIPDEEVYTYPALTARGPYLWNFGFFSLTNGLPEDLVRGREARWVQLFTDALEVNKDGIGPAEVAEFARPLRDPAHLRASFEYFRALPQDIDDNAGYARTELPMPVLAIGAAGSLGRTVPDQVERYATHVTGAVVPDSGHWLYEERPAELTALLLTFLGQR, encoded by the coding sequence GTGAAACGCACCCTCACCGCGCTCCTGCTGGTGCTGGCCCTCGTGCCGGCCACCGCCGCCTCGGCGACGACGCCCGGCCGGTCCCGGGTGCCCGCCGGTTTCACCGAGCAGCGCGCCTCGGTCGGCGGTCTGCACATCAACTACGTGCGGGGCGGCCACGGTCCCACGCTGGTGCTGCTGCACGGCTTCCCGGAATCCTGGTACATGTGGCGCGACGTGCTGCCGGCGCTGGCCGAGCACTACACCGTGATCGCGCCCGACCTGCCCGGTTCGGGGCGCAGCGACGCCCCCGCGACCGGATACGACAAGAAGACCCTGGCCGCCGACCTGTACGGGCTGCTGGTGCAGCTGGGCCGGCAGCACCACATCCGGCTGGCCGGTCACGACATCGGGACGATGGTCGCCTACGCCTACGCCGCCGCCCACCCCGGTGACGTCGACAAGCTCGTGCTCAGCGAGGCACCGATCCCCGACGAGGAGGTCTACACCTATCCGGCGCTGACCGCGCGGGGGCCGTACCTCTGGAACTTCGGTTTCTTCAGCCTCACCAACGGGTTGCCCGAGGACCTCGTCCGCGGCCGGGAGGCCCGGTGGGTGCAGCTGTTCACCGACGCGCTGGAGGTGAACAAGGACGGGATCGGGCCCGCCGAGGTCGCCGAGTTCGCCCGGCCGCTGCGCGACCCCGCCCATCTCAGGGCCAGCTTCGAGTACTTCCGCGCGCTGCCGCAGGACATCGACGACAACGCGGGCTACGCGCGGACCGAGCTGCCCATGCCCGTGCTGGCCATCGGCGCCGCCGGCAGCCTCGGCCGGACGGTGCCCGACCAGGTCGAGCGGTACGCGACCCACGTCACCGGCGCCGTCGTCCCGGACAGCGGTCATTGGCTGTACGAGGAACGCCCGGCCGAACTCACCGCCCTGCTGCTCACCTTCCTGGGGCAGCGATGA